A window of Citrus sinensis cultivar Valencia sweet orange chromosome 7, DVS_A1.0, whole genome shotgun sequence contains these coding sequences:
- the LOC102611914 gene encoding uncharacterized protein LOC102611914, with amino-acid sequence MSSQRQRQVNFRDLVEEGKKRIVILVICVVGLSYLMSLTSSSVLVNMPAAASLIILLRYFSLDFEMRRKAAAYNSKPSSENVVSQNKPPECPKVVERPNWRRNVNSPVVEDAIDKFTRHLVSEWVTDLWYSRLTPDKEGPEELVQIINGVLGEFSGRLRNINLIDLLTRDFVNLICTHLELFRATQAKIDKQHSEPLTIERRDIEIRCVLAAENKLHPALFSAEAEHKVLQCLMDSLISFTFRPQDLQCSFFRYIVRELLACAVMRPVLNLANPRFINERIESLAVSMTKAKGATAAQETSQSKPDGSSNISTDHFSRFLDPSVTGVELVQLKNDQSRSASLTSSADNQNGSHLSKDPLLSLDTRSTRSWGLLPMISQTSDEKCIQRQHSGGEWPEKLDLISRRKTRALAPEHFDNMWTKGRNYKRKEGENWVNEQHSVLKSATADGSKAMEKPKEKNTMTNVKPSMTRTTSDRYSDKLKIDNSFPHADWKKSNGLVVASYPEDDEEVELGSSSSYTSEDEETDSATGLDSPGTKVWDGKSNRNLSVSQIHHPLENPSRRQVQYQRLSRTQSGRKRSRLSSQKLPIWQEVERTSFFSGDGQDILNSQKGRRKVDESSDESESEILGRSQSGAAASSSASFITLPENHSSTVNPVQNSLMVDSFFKLRCEVLGANIVKSDSRTFAVYAIAVTDSNNNSWSIKRRFRHFEELHRRLKFFQEYNLHLPPKHFLSTGLDVSVIQERCKLLDRYLKMLLQLPTVSGSIEVWDFLSVDSQTYAFSNPFSIVETLSVDLEDKPSERSTKLTNSIGNQISSSSYRSEHLGSESKESAGQAKHNFVAEGQKFNVKEMSRSPVQNTSKEHEKSLEDSRNGLDTSVQKSSPSLRNLGKPMKGRKSDGLEETSESLLDASTDPTLPTEWVPPNLSVPILDLVDVIFQLQDGGWIRRKAFWVAKQVLQLGMGDAFDDWLMEKIQLLRRGSVVASGIKRLEQILWPDGIFLTKRPKRRQVPPSSSSQGSPQVRQPAEISSPGLSEEQKQEADRRAKFVFELMIDKAPAPVVGLVGRKEYEQCAKDLYYFIQSSVCLKHLAFDLLELLLLSTFPELNYAFKQVHEEKHRFGEYKED; translated from the exons atgagCTCGCAAAGGCAGAGGCAGGTGAATTTTCGAGACCTTGTGGAGGAAGGGAAGAAGAGAATTGTGATTTTGGTTATATGCGTCGTCGGATTGTCATATCTTATGTCgc TGACAAGCTCTTCGGTGTTGGTTAACATGCCTGCTGCGGCCTCCTTGATTATCCTTCTTCGCTATTTCTCCCTTGATTTTGAAATGCGGAGAAAAGCTGCTGCATACAACAGCAAACCTTCCTCGGAAAATGTAGTATCTCAAAATAAACCTCCAGAATGTCCTAAAGTTGTTGAGCGTCCTAACTGGAGAAGAAATGTTAATTCTCCTGTTGTTGAGGATGCAATAGATAAGTTCACCAGGCATCTTGTTTCTGAGTGGGTTACAGATCTCTGGTATTCCCGTTTAACACCTGATAAAGAAGGTCCAGAGGAACTGGTACAGATCATAAATGGTGTTCTTGGGGAATTTTCTGGCCGCTTGAGGAATATAAATCTCATTGATCTTCTGACAAG GGATTTTGTCAATCTCATTTGCACCCACCTGGAGCTTTTTCGTGCTACTCAGGCTAAGATTGACAAGCAACATTCAGAACCTCTGACTATAGAACGCAGAGACATTGAAATAAGATGTGTCTTGGCTGCTGAGAACAAGTTGCACCCTGCTTTGTTTTCTGCTGAAGCTGAGCACAAG GTTTTACAGTGTTTAATGGACAGTCTCATTTCTTTCACATTCAGGCCTCAAGATCTGCAGTGCTCCTTCTTTCGGTATATTGTCAGGGAGCTGCTTGCTTGTGCAGTAATGCGACCAGTGTTAAACTTAGCCAATCCGAG ATTTATCAATGAAAGGATTGAATCCTTGGCTGTATCTATGACAAAGGCTAAGGGAGCTACAGCTGCACAGGAGACATCTCAATCAAAACCTGATGGATCTTCCAATATCTCAACTGATCATTTTTCTAGGTTTTTAGATCCTTCTGTCACTGGCGTTGAACTTGTACagttaaaaaatgatcaaTCTAGAAGTGCTTCACTTACATCTTCAGCAGATAATCAGAATGGATCACATCTTTCGAAAGATCCATTGCTTTCCCTTGATACACGATCTACCCGTTCATGGGGCTTATTGCCCATGATCTCCCAAACAAGTGATGAAAAATGCATTCAGCGACAACACTCAGGGGGAGAATGGCCCGAAAAATTAGATTTGATTTCTCGCAGAAAGACTCGAGCCCTTGCTCCAGAACACTTTGATAACATGTGGACAAAAGGGAGGAACTACAAAAGGAAGGAAGGtgaaaattgggtaaatgagcAGCATTCTGTGTTGAAGTCTGCTACAGCGGATGGCTCAAAGGCAATGGAAAAgcccaaagaaaaaaatactatgACAAATGTCAAACCCTCCATGACCCGCACCACTAGTGACAGATATTCTGATAAACTTAAGATAGACAATTCATTTCCACATGCAGATTGGAAGAAATCTAATGGCTTGGTTGTTGCTTCCTATCCggaagatgatgaagaggtTGAATTGGGCAGCAGTAGTTCATATACTTCAGAAGATGAGGAAACGGACAGTGCAACAGGCCTTGATTCTCCGGGAACTAAGGTTTGGGATGGAAAAAGTAACAGAAATCTGTCTGTTTCTCAGATTCACCATCCGCTTGAAAATCCCAGTAGAAGGCAAGTTCAATACCAAAGATTATCTCGAACCCAATCTGGCAGGAAAAGGTCTAGATTGAGCAGTCAGAAATTACCCATTTGGCAAGAGGTTGAGAGGACAAGCTTCTTTTCTGGAGATGGACAGGATATACTTAACTCACAAAAAGGACGGAGAAAAGTTGATGAGTCGAGCGACGAATCTGAGAGTGAAATTTTGGGCAGATCTCAAAGTGGAGCAgctgcttcttcttctgcatCATTTATTACTCTACCAGAAAATCATAGTTCGACAGTTAATCCTGTGCAAAATTCATTGATGGTGgattcattttttaagttgagATGTGAG GTATTGGGAGCAAATATTGTGAAGAGTGATTCTAGAACATTTGCTGTTTATGCCATAGCCGTGACAGATTCAAATAACAACAGTTGGTCAATTAAAAGAAG ATTCCGGCATTTTGAGGAGCTACATCGGCGGCTTAAGTTTTTTCAGGAGTACAATCTCCATTTGCCACCAAAGCATTTCCTGTCAACAGGTTTAGATGTTTCTGTCATTCAAGAACGTTGTAAATTGCTTGACCGTTATTTGAAG ATGCTGTTGCAACTTCCTACAGTTTCTGGGTCAATTGAAGTTTGGGACTTTCTTAGTGTTGATTCCCAG ACTTATGCATTCTCAAATCCCTTCTCCATTGTCGAAACATTATCAG TTGACCTCGAAGATAAACCATCTGAAAGGAGTACAAAGTTGACTAACTCCATTGGGAATCAAATCAGCTCTTCATCATATAGGAGCGAACATTTGGGCTCTGAGAGCAAGGAATCTGCAGGGCAAGCAAAGCATAATTTTGTGGCAGAAGGACAAAAGTTTAATGTAAAAGAAATGTCTCGTTCTCCGGTACAAAATACTAGTAAAGAGCATGAGAAGTCATTAGAGGATTCTCGAAATGGTCTAGACACTAGTGTGCAAAAAAGTTCACCATCTCTCAGAAATTTGGGTAAGCCTATGAAAGGTAGAAAGAGTGATGGTTTAGAAGAGACATCTGAATCACTTCTTGATGCTTCCACTGATCCAACCCTACCTACTGAG TGGGTGCCACCAAACTTAAGTGTCCCTATATTAGATCTGGTAGATGTCATTTTCCAGCTCCAAGATGGCGGGTGGATAAG GCGGAAAGCTTTCTGGGTGGCTAAACAGGTCCTACAGCTTGGAATGGGTGATGCTTTTGATGATTGGCTAATGGAGAAAATTCAGCTTCTGCGTAGGGGATCAGTGGTTGCTTCTGGTATAAAGAGGCTGGAACAG ATACTTTGGCCTGATGGAATATTCTTAACCAAACGTCCAAAACGACGACAAGTACCACCCAGCAGCTCATCCCAGGGGTCTCCTCAAGTTCGCCAACCTGCTGAAATTTCTTCTCCAGGATTGAGTGAAGAGCAAAAGCAGGAAGCAGATCGTCGTGCAAAGTTTGTTTTTGAGCTAATGATTG ACAAAGCTCCTGCTCCTGTGGTTGGCCTTGTTGGTCGTAAGGAGTATGAACAATGTGCCAAGGATCTCTACTATTTTATTCAG TCTTCTGTTTGCTTGAAGCACTTGGCTTTTGACCTTCTTGAGCTGCTGCTTTTATCCACATTTCCAGAACTGAATTACGCCTTTAAGCAGGTCCACGAAGAAAAGCATAGATTTGGTGAATATAAAGAAGACTAG
- the LOC102611115 gene encoding uncharacterized protein LOC102611115 → MLISESIEKTKNFFRKSLVNLKSLLFGGYKKLPKPALLNPFSCSIGITKNHHKDLYYTEFCNAWESDLDEAKKRRKNKVTESRTPVNEENGSSGSFMKLADEGPVKNKQEERKKEEKKMVSFRMDKNVDQCSQGMTPEGYALAQKMKQLDMMDAGDMEHVLDVEEALHYYSRLRSPVYLDIVDKFFTDMYSELNVPQASASINTSKRRLGSIRL, encoded by the coding sequence ATGCTGATAAGTGAATCCATtgaaaaaaccaaaaacttcTTTCGAAAAAGCCTTGTAAACCTCAAGTCACTCTTGTTTGGAGGGTACAAAAAGCTACCAAAACCTGCTCTCTTGAATCCCTTTTCTTGTAGTATTGGCATAACAAAAAATCATCACAAAGATCTCTACTACACTGAATTCTGCAATGCATGGGAGTCTGATCTAGATGAGGCAAAGAAGAGAAGGAAGAATAAAGTGACAGAATCAAGAACGCCTGtgaatgaagaaaatggaagTAGTGGAAGCTTCATGAAGTTAGCAGATGAGGGTCCAGTGAAGAACAAacaagaagagagaaagaaagaagaaaagaaaatggtaagtTTCCGAATGGATAAAAATGTGGATCAGTGTTCTCAAGGCATGACTCCAGAGGGTTATGCATTGGCACAAAAGATGAAGCAATTGGATATGATGGATGCTGGTGACATGGAGCATGTATTAGATGTAGAAGAGGCACTTCACTATTATTCTCGGCTTAGAAGTCCTGTTTACCTTGACATTGTTGACAAGTTTTTCACGGATATGTACTCAGAACTCAatgttcctcaagcctctgcCAGTATCAACACTTCAAAAAGGAGACTCGGCTCCATTAGGCTGTAG
- the LOC102611409 gene encoding uncharacterized protein LOC102611409: MMEEKEREAEAEFPAFPYKPYSIQTDFMKALYCSLENGGVSMLESPTGTGKTLSIICSALQWVVDQKQKQKQKCETMIKSDNSFPNGDCSSNDEPEWMRNFVVNRDFQAEDAKIKKKKNGRGLGKTGERKNREISTDSFSHSMEKDKCFTKKECENLQSINDQSELSDEEFLLEEYESEEEGAIGGGKSKRKAGVGTISSSSDEEEEDGLDEEGEEVLKVYFCSRTHSQLSQFIKELRKTVFANKIKVVCLGSRKNFCINEEVLRLGNSTHINERCLELQNKKKNEICKIKNLGAEGKVRRTKAFSGCPMLRSHKLQKGFRNEISQQGALDIEDLVHLGRHMRTCPYYGSRSMVPTADLVVLPYQSLLSKSARESLGLNLKNNIVIIDEAHNLADSLINMYNAKITLSQLENVHSHLEKYFGRFCSLLGPGNRRHIQTLMVFTRAFLQVLLKEKDENDVRQDSENSTGAKNALDSSVAINEFLFSLNIDNINLVKLLKYIKESNIIHKVSRYGDKAASLQKGSVLKDGGENYEEGSILSGFQSLVDLLISLTNNDGDGRIIISKARPISSGQQGQQGGFLKYVMLTGEKIFSEIVEQAHAVILAGGTLQPIEETRERLFPWLSPNKFHFFSCSHIVPPESILPVALSCGPTGKSFDFSYGSRSSSAMIEELGLLLCNLVSVVPEGIIVFFPSFEYVERVYGAWKSSGILDRIMKKKHVFREPRGNTHVESVLKEYQKTIDTLSSGPKEDSTPLNGAMLLAVVGGKISEGINFSDGMGRCIVMVGLPYPSPSNIELLERIKHIEGLGDTNSKTLNTSASDAYCDGDAQAGFGILRSCRGRGKEYYENLCMKAVNQSIGRAIRHINDHAAILLVDLRYASESSKRSCSHPANKLPRWIKDRLVSSTNNYGEVHRLLHQFFKFNKNRGCQ, encoded by the exons atgatggaagagaaagaaagagaggcAGAGGCAGAGTTTCCAGCATTCCCGTATAAGCCATACTCAATCCAGACTGATTTCATGAAAGCCCTTTATTGCTCTCTCGAAAACGGCGGCGTTTCCATGCTTGAAAGCCCCACTG GGACTGGGAAAACTCTTAGTATCATCTGTAGCGCTTTGCAGTGGGTGGTTGATcagaagcagaagcagaaACAGAAATGTGAGACAATGATTAAGTCTGACAACAGTTTCCCAAATGGTGATTGTAGTTCGAATGATGAACCTGAGTGGATGAGAAACTTTGTTGTAAATAGAGATTTTCAAGCAGAAGATGCTaagattaagaagaaaaaaaatggacgCGGATTAGGAAAAActggagaaagaaaaaatcgaGAAATTTCTACAGATAGTTTTTCCCATAGCATGGAGAAGGATAAATGTTTCACAAAGAAAGAGTGTGAGAATTTGCAAAGTATAAATGATCAATCAGAGTTGAGTGACGAGGAATTTTTGTTGGAAGAGTATGAAAGTGAAGAAGAAGGGGCTATTGGTGGTGGGAAATCAAAGAGGAAGGCTGGTGTGGGAACTATTAGTTCATCAAGTGATGAGGAGGAAGAAGATGGGTTAGATGAGGAGGGGGAAGAGGTTCTGaaagtttatttttgtagtagGACACATTCACAACTCTCGCAGTTTATAAAGGAGTTACGAAAAACTGTTTTTGCCAACAAAATCAAGGTTGTGTGCTTGGGCTCCAGAAAGAATTTCTGTATAAATGAAG AGGTTCTAAGACTTGGAAACTCTACCCATATCAATGAACGCTGCTTGGAGCTtcagaacaagaagaaaaatgaaatttgcaAAATTAAG AACTTAGGTGCAGAAGGAAAAGTACGTAGAACCAAGGCTTTTTCTGGATGCCCAATGCTAAGAAGTCATAAACTACAAAAAGGATTCAGGAATGAGATTTCCCAACAGGGAGCATTAGACATTGAAGATCTTGTTCACCTTGGAAGGCACATGAGAACTTGTCCATATTATGGTTCTCGAAGCATGGTCCCTACTGCTGATCTTGTGGTTCTTCCCTATCAGTCTCTTCTATCAAAATCAGCTCGTGAGTCACTTGGTCTCAATCTGaagaataatattgttatCATAGATGAGGCTCACAATCTGGCTGACTCCCTCATCAACATGTACAATGCTAAAATTACTCTGTCACAG TTGGAGAATGTCCATAGCCACTTGGAAAAGTACTTTGGAAGGTTTTGCAGTCTCCTGGGACCTGGAAATCGAAGACACATCCAAACTCTGATGGTCTTCACTCGAGCTTTCCTACAAGTTCTACTCAAGGAGAAGGATGAGAATGATGTGAGACAAGATTCTGAAAATTCTACTGGAGCTAAAAATGCTTTAGATTCATCTGTGGcgataaatgaatttttattctctCTTAACATTGACAACATTAATTTGGTCAAGTTGCTGAAGTATATAAAGGAGAGCAATATAATTCACAAG GTCAGCAGGTATGGAGATAAAGCTGCTAGCTTGCAGAAAGGTTCAGTTTTGAAGGACGGTGGAGAAAATTATGAGGAAGGGAGCATTCTTTCTGGGTTTCAGTCATTGGTAGATTTGTTGATATCGCTGACAAATAATGATGGGGATGGAAGGATAATAATCTCCAAGGCACGACCAATAAGCTCTGGACAACAAGGACAGCAAGGAGGATTCTTAAAATATGTCATGCTCACAGGGGAAAAGATTTTTTCTGAG ATTGTGGAACAAGCACATGCTGTTATCCTGGCTGGGGGAACTTTGCAACCCATAGAAGAAACAAGGGAAAGACTTTTTCCCTGGTTATCTCCAAATAAATTCCATTTCTTTTCATGTAGTCACATAGTCCCTCCTGAGAGCATTTTGCCAGTTGCGCTTTCCTGTGGGCCAACTGGTAAATCTTTTGATTTTAGCTATGGGTCCAGAAGCTCATCAGCTATG ATAGAGGAACTTGGGCTCTTGCTCTGCAATTTAGTCTCAGTGGTTCCTGAAGGAATCATTGTATTTTTCCCTTCATTTGAGTACGTAGAACGGGTCTATGGTGCATGGAAGAGTTCGGGTATACTTGACAGGATTATGAAGAAAAAACATGTCTTCAGAGAGCCTAGAGGAAACACACATGTAGAGTCTGTTCTCAAGGAATATCAGAAAACAATTGATACCTTGTCGAGCGGGCCAAAAGAAGATTCAACACCTCTCAATGGTGCAATGCTCTTAGCTGTTGTCGGTGGAAAGATATCAGAAGGCATCAACTTCAGTGATGGCATGGGTCGATGTATAGTCATGGTAGGACTGCCCTATCCTAGCCCATCTAATATTGAGTTGCTGGAGAGGATAAAGCATATTGAAGGCCTGGGAGATACAAATTCTAAAACTCTCAATACATCAGCAAGTGATGCATATTGCGATGGAGATGCTCAGGCAGGGTTTGGCATTCTAAGAAGTTGCAGGGGCAGAGGAAAGGAATACTATGAAAATCTCTGCATGAAAGCTGTAAATCAATCAATTG GTAGAGCAATTCGGCACATAAACGACCATGCGGCAATTTTGTTGGTTGACCTACGGTATGCATCTGAATCCTCGAAAAGAAGCTGCTCACACCCAGCCAACAAGCTTCCGAGGTGGATTAAAGATCGTCTGGTTTCTTCAACCAATAACTATGGTGAAGTTCATAGACTGCTGCATcagttctttaaatttaacaagAACAGAGGGTGTCAGTAG
- the LOC102610318 gene encoding kinesin-like protein KIN-13B — translation MNGRQGVQRSGAAAVQVHHQRQWSSENFLESSSNGRWLQSAGLQHLQQSSATGTIPPLQDYNFYGGGGGGQGSRMYRNAQRGFGGGNEFYMEPSTPPVSSRPSSQRKSGEQSPNEFSPGLLDLHSFDTELLPEMPVPGLYDGSSLFNPVRGRSFDDSEPHIANNKQTGRARGLPENNLLKSFAADKEKANASSVAKIKVVVRKRPLNKKELAKNEEDIIETYSNSLTVHETKLKVDLTEYVEKHEFVFDAVLNEEVSNDEVYRETVEPIVPIIFQRTKATCFAYGQTGSGKTYTMKPLPLKASRDILRLMHHTYRSQGFQLFVSFFEIYGGKLFDLLSDRKKLCMREDGKQQVCIVGLQEYKVSDVETIKELIEKGSSSRSTGTTGANEESSRSHAILQLAIKRSADGSESKPPRLVGKLSFIDLAGSERGADTTDNDKQTRMEGAEINKSLLALKECIRALDNDQGHIPFRGSKLTEVLRDSFVGNSRTVMISCISPSSGCCEHTLNTLRYADRVKSLSKGNNPKKDILSSTINLKESTTAPLSSALPTTSPYEDDTDAWPEQNERDDFDASEDSYEPEKPVWMKSGKLEQFNLPSAQDQLRKPPNGQTRWKEQPKSGFKNSNSDDNLNALLQEEEDLVNAHRKQVEDTMNIVKEEMNLLVEADQPGNQLDDYVARLNAILSQKAAGIMQLQTQLAHFQKRLKEHNVLVSSGY, via the exons ATGAACGGGAGGCAAGGAGTTCAGAGATCAGGTGCGGCGGCGGTGCAGGTGCACCACCAGAGGCAGTGGTCGTCAGAGAACTTTTTGGAAAGTTCGTCGAATGGCAGATGGCTTCAATCGGCCGGGCTTCAGCACTTGCAACAGTCTTCCGCTACCGGCACTATCCCTCCTCTTCAG GACTACAATTTctatggtggtggtggaggagGCCAGGGTTCGAGGATGTACAGAAATGCACAGAGGGGATTTGGTGGAGGAAATGAGTTTTACATGGAACCTTCAACACCACCAGTTAGTTCACGGCCTTCAAGCCAGAGAAAGAGTGGCGAACAATCTCCGAATGAGTTCAGTCCTGGGCTCTTGGATCTGCATTCTTTTGATACTGAGCTTCTTCCTGAG ATGCCGGTGCCGGGCCTGTATGATGGCTCCTCTCTGTTTAATCCAGTCCGGGGAAGAAGCTTTGATGACTCTGAACCCCACATTGCAAACAACAAACAGACTGGCAGAGCTCGTGGTTTGCCAGAGAACAACCTCCTGAAAAGTTTTGCTGCAGATAAAGAGAAGGCCAATGCCAGTTCTGTAGCAAAGATCAAAGTTGTG GTGCGCAAAAGACCTCTCAACAAAAAGGAATTGGCAAAGAATGAGGAAGATATTATAGAGACATATTCCAACTCCCTAACAGTTCATGAAACTAAACTTAAG GTTGACCTAACAGAATATGTCGAGAAACATGAATTTGTTTTTGATGCTGTGCTGAATGAGGAGGTTTCAAATGATGAG GTGTATCGTGAGACTGTGGAGCCCATTgttcctattatttttcaacGAACCAAAGCTACTTGCTTTGCATATGGACAAACAG GAAGTGGAAAAACCTATACCATGAAACCATTGCCCCTTAAAGCATCACGTGATATATTGAGGTTGATGCATCATACTTACAGAAGTCAAGGATTTCAGTTGTTTGTGAGTTTCTTTGAAATATATGGAGGAAAATTGTTTGATCTCCTTAGTGATCGAAA AAAACTTTGTATGAGAGAGGATGGTAAGCAGCAAGTTTGCATTGTTGGTTTGCAAGAGTACAAAGTATCAGATGTAGAGACAATTAAAGAGCTCATTGAGAAAGGGAGTTCCTCGAGAAGTACGGGTACAACTGGTGCTAATGAGGAATCCTCCCGTTCACATGCCATACTTCAGCTTGCTATCAAGAGGTCAGCTGATGGTAGTGAATCAAAGCCTCCTCGACTTGTTGGCAAGCTCTCTTTTATAGATCTTGCTGGAAGTGAACGTGGTGCTGATACTACAGACAACGATAAACAGACAAG AATGGAAGGAGCAGAGATAAATAAGAGCTTGCTTGCATTAAAGGAATGCATAAGAGCTCTTGACAATGATCAGGGTCACATTCCTTTCAGGGGCAGTAAATTAACTGAGGTTCTGAGGGATTCATTTGTTGGCAATTCACGCACGGTTATGATATCATGCATTTCACCAAGCTCAGGGTGTTGTGAACACACTCTCAACACATTAAGATATGCTGACAG AGTGAAGAGTCTTTCAAAAGGGAACAATCCTAAAAAGGACATACTGTCTTCAACCATAAATTTGAAGGAGTCAACTACTGCTCCCTTATCTTCAGCTTTACCAACAACATCCCCTTATGAGGATGACACTGATGCATGGCCTgaacaaaatgaaagagaTGATTTTGACGCATCAGAGGATTCCTATGAACCAGAGAAGCCGGTATGGATGAAAAGTGGGAAGCTAGAGCAATTCAATCTCCCTTCTGCACAGGATCAATTACGAAAACCACCCAATGGTCAGACAAGGTGGAAGGAGCAGCCAAAATCTGGTTTTAAGAATTCAAATTCAGATGACAATTTGAATGCCCTTCTGCAG GAAGAGGAGGATCTTGTAAATGCTCATCGAAAACAAGTGGAGGACACCATGAATATTGTGAAAGAG GAAATGAACCTTCTGGTTGAAGCAGATCAGCCAGGGAATCAGCTGGATGATTATGTTGCTAGATTGAATGCCATTCTCTCTCAGAAGGCCGCTGGGATCATGCAGTTGCAAACACAGCTGGCTCACTTCCAGAAGCGTTTAAAGGAGCATAATGTATTAGTATCTTCTGGCTACTGA
- the LOC102610813 gene encoding putative Peroxidase 48, whose translation MNRIQSRPPQKQKQKVENKKRKKMLTAIYELAMMRRVSFLVFLLCIVISFKNQNADTKKGLNITTTSTTSRSFSYEYAASDPSAFQVVAGALFLSDDGKLEEGGEPYRSMEYDFYRDSCPQAEGTIRAMVRYLHKSRSDVAPALLRLVFHDCFIEGCDASILLDDAEGVDSEKKSPPNESLKGYDVINIIKEELEEICPGVVSCADILALAAREGVVLAGGPFYPLYTGRKDSRLAFADIATLELPSPNADLSETLASFASRGFDLRETVTLLGAHSIGVIHCKFFNNRLHNFGRSNEPDPSLDPDFLNLLRSKCRNISSTSPTPSPPFADSPSSSAAPSADFDGSVSSSSAPSPNFDGSFSSSAAPSPNFNGSPKSTTALSPAFDASPSSPTASIFSLEALLASTFDEPGINVTYDGHQGGFGTVYYRSLLQNRGVLYADQQLMAGEETGIWVRAYASDVSLFRRDFALAMMKLSNLRVLTGPMGQIRLNCSKGA comes from the exons ATGAACAGAATCCAAAGCCGCCCcccacaaaaacaaaaacaaaaagtagaaaacaaaaaacgaAAGAAAATGCTCACAGCAATCTACGAACTAGCGATGATGCGAAGGGTGAGCTTCCTCGTGTTCCTTCTGTGCATCGTGATCTCTTTCAAGAACCAAAACGCCGATACCAAGAAAGGCTTAAACATCACCACTACGAGCACTACCTCGCGTTCTTTTTCTTATGAGTATGCGGCGTCGGATCCTTCTGCGTTTCAGGTAGTGGCTGGGGCCCTGTTCTTGTCCGATGACGGGAAACTTGAAGAAGGTGGCGAGCCTTACCGTTCTATGGAGTACGATTTTTACCGCGATTCTTGCCCGCAAGCCGAGGGTACTATTCGGGCTATGGTCCGGTATCTCCACAAATCCCGCTCCGATGTCGCCCCCGCTTTGTTGCGCCTCGTTTTCCATGATTGCTTCATTGAG GGTTGTGATGCTTCAATTCTACTGGATGATGCTGAAGGAGTGGACTCGGAGAAAAAGTCTCCACCCAATGAATCTCTCAAGGGCTACGATGTAATCAACATAATCAAGGAGGAGCTTGAAGAAATATGCCCTGGTGTGGTTTCATGTGCAGATATTCTTGCTTTGGCTGCCAGAGAAGGCGTTGTTCTG GCTGGTGGTCCATTCTATCCACTGTATACTGGAAGGAAGGACAGTAGGCTTGCTTTCGCGGATATAGCAACACTTGAGCTTCCTTCACCCAATGCTGATCTGTCCGAAACCCTTGCATCTTTTGCATCAAGGGGGTTTGATTTAAGAGAAACTGTTACTCTATTGG GTGCCCATAGCATTGGTGTTATCCACTGCAAATTCTTCAACAATCGTCTGCATAACTTCGGCCGGAGTAATGAACCTGACCCATCTCTGGATCCTGATTTTCTGAACCTACTGAGATCAAAATGCAGAAACATTTCATCAACATCGCCAACACCCTCACCTCCCTTTGCTGACTCCCCATCATCATCGGCAGCTCCATCAGCTGACTTTGATGGCTCAgtttcttcttcatcagcTCCCTCACCTAACTTCGATGGCTCATTTTCCTCATCAGCAGCTCCATCACCAAACTTCAATGGCTCACCAAAATCAACAACAGCTTTATCACCTGCCTTTGATGCCTCACCCTCATCACCCACAGCATCAATATTTTCGTTGGAGGCCTTGTTAGCTTCAACATTTGACGAACCTGGAATAAATGTGACTTATGATGGACATCAAGGAGGTTTCGGCACTGTGTACTATCGCAGTCTTTTGCAGAATAGAGGAGTTCTCTATGCTGATCAGCAGCTTATGGCCGGCGAAGAAACTGGGATCTGGGTGAGAGCATATGCTTCAGATGTCTCCTTGTTTCGCAGAGACTTTGCCTTGGCCATGATGAAGCTCTCAAATCTCCGAGTCTTGACAGGACCAATGGGCCAGATCCGTCTTAATTGTTCAAAAGGGGCATAA
- the LOC102612210 gene encoding 60S ribosomal protein L37-3 — protein sequence MGKGTGSFGKRRNKTHTLCVRCGRRSFHLQKSRCAACAYPAARKRTYNWSVKAIRRKTTGTGRMRYLRHVPRRFKSGFREGTQAAPRKKGAAASA from the exons ATG GGTAAGGGCACAGGGAGTTTTGGTAAGAGGAGAAACAAGACGCACACTTTGTGTGTGCGATGTGGCCGTCGCAGCTTCCATCTTCAGAAGAGTCGTTGCGCTGCTTGTGCTTACCCCGCTGCTCGCAAGAGAACGT aTAACTGGAGTGTGAAGGCAATCCGAAGAAAGACCACTGGAACCGGCAGGATGAGGTATCTGCGCCATGTCCCTCGCAGGTTCAAGAGCGGCTTCAGAGAAG gtaCTCAGGCAGCACCAAGGAAGAAGGGAGCAGCTGCCTCTGCTTAA